In Salvelinus namaycush isolate Seneca chromosome 37, SaNama_1.0, whole genome shotgun sequence, the following are encoded in one genomic region:
- the LOC120030867 gene encoding fucolectin-like isoform X3, with amino-acid sequence MNQSDSAVYRAFTYISINSDLIFVECEGNLALRGKATQSDLIESIWHGYSHASNAIDGNRDSHFHHGSCTATDESTNPWWRVDLLDTYIVTSITVTNRGDAVPERLNGAEIRIGNSLLDNGIHNPLAKTISSVPAGSSLTLAFDPSFEGRYVIVVLPGQHRLLTLCEVEVYGYLAPTGDNVALYGKATQSSLYEFGIPGNAIDGNHNAILMGGSCTHTLQDINAWWRVDLLKTYKVFSIIITNTVDSVSSRLNGAEIRIGNSLENNGIDNPR; translated from the exons GAAATCTTGCCTTGCGTGGAAAAGCTACACAGTCAGACCTCATTGAGAGCATATGGCACGGTTACAGTCATGCCTCCAATGCCATTGATGGGAACCGCGATTCACATTTTCATCATGGGTCCTGCACTGCCACTGATGAATCCACTAACCCCTGGTGGAGAGTGGACCTGCTTGATACCTACATAGTCACCTCCATCACCGTCACCAACAGAGGGGATGCTGTTCCTGAGAGACTTAACGGGGCTGAGATACGAATAGGAAATTCTTTACTGGACAATGGCATTCATAACCCTCT GGCTAAAACAATTTCCTCTGTTCCAGCCGGAAGTTCTCTCACCCTGGCTTTTGACCCAAGTTTCGAAGGACGTTATGTGATTGTGGTTCTACCAGGCCAGCATAGACTTCTGACACTCTGTGAAGTGGAGGTTTATGGCTACCTTGCCCCAACCG GAGATAATGTGGCTCTATATGGAAAGGCCACCCAGTCGTCTTTGTATGAGTTTGGCATTCCAGGCAATGCTATTGACGGGAATCACAATGCTATTTTGATGGGAGGGTCCTGCACCCACACTCTACAGGACATCAACGCCTGGTGGAGGGTGGACCTTCTGAAGACCTACAAAGTGTtctccatcatcatcaccaacacAGTCGACAGTGTTTCCAGCAGACTCAATGGAGCTGAGATTCGCATTGGAAACTCCCTGGAAAACAATGGCATCGACAATCCTAG ATGA
- the LOC120030867 gene encoding fucolectin-5-like isoform X1 has translation MNQSDSAVYRAFTYISINSDLIFVECEGNLALRGKATQSDLIESIWHGYSHASNAIDGNRDSHFHHGSCTATDESTNPWWRVDLLDTYIVTSITVTNRGDAVPERLNGAEIRIGNSLLDNGIHNPLAKTISSVPAGSSLTLAFDPSFEGRYVIVVLPGQHRLLTLCEVEVYGYLAPTGDNVALYGKATQSSLYEFGIPGNAIDGNHNAILMGGSCTHTLQDINAWWRVDLLKTYKVFSIIITNTVDSVSSRLNGAEIRIGNSLENNGIDNPRCAVISSIPGGTSSTFQCTGMEGRYVNVVIPGRKEFLTLCEVEVYGSPLDGTGPTCN, from the exons GAAATCTTGCCTTGCGTGGAAAAGCTACACAGTCAGACCTCATTGAGAGCATATGGCACGGTTACAGTCATGCCTCCAATGCCATTGATGGGAACCGCGATTCACATTTTCATCATGGGTCCTGCACTGCCACTGATGAATCCACTAACCCCTGGTGGAGAGTGGACCTGCTTGATACCTACATAGTCACCTCCATCACCGTCACCAACAGAGGGGATGCTGTTCCTGAGAGACTTAACGGGGCTGAGATACGAATAGGAAATTCTTTACTGGACAATGGCATTCATAACCCTCT GGCTAAAACAATTTCCTCTGTTCCAGCCGGAAGTTCTCTCACCCTGGCTTTTGACCCAAGTTTCGAAGGACGTTATGTGATTGTGGTTCTACCAGGCCAGCATAGACTTCTGACACTCTGTGAAGTGGAGGTTTATGGCTACCTTGCCCCAACCG GAGATAATGTGGCTCTATATGGAAAGGCCACCCAGTCGTCTTTGTATGAGTTTGGCATTCCAGGCAATGCTATTGACGGGAATCACAATGCTATTTTGATGGGAGGGTCCTGCACCCACACTCTACAGGACATCAACGCCTGGTGGAGGGTGGACCTTCTGAAGACCTACAAAGTGTtctccatcatcatcaccaacacAGTCGACAGTGTTTCCAGCAGACTCAATGGAGCTGAGATTCGCATTGGAAACTCCCTGGAAAACAATGGCATCGACAATCCTAG GTGTGCTGTGATCTCCTCTATCCCAGGTGGCACTTCTAGCACCTTCCAGTGTACCGGCATGGAGGGTCGATATGTCAACGTGGTCATTCCAGGGAGGAAGGAGTTCCTGACCTTGTGTGAGGTGGAGGTGTACGGGTCACCCCTGGATGGGACTGGGCCTACATGTAACTAA
- the LOC120030867 gene encoding fucolectin-6-like isoform X2 gives MVRSAMMFILLTLLELACSIGATGPRNLALRGKATQSDLIESIWHGYSHASNAIDGNRDSHFHHGSCTATDESTNPWWRVDLLDTYIVTSITVTNRGDAVPERLNGAEIRIGNSLLDNGIHNPLAKTISSVPAGSSLTLAFDPSFEGRYVIVVLPGQHRLLTLCEVEVYGYLAPTGDNVALYGKATQSSLYEFGIPGNAIDGNHNAILMGGSCTHTLQDINAWWRVDLLKTYKVFSIIITNTVDSVSSRLNGAEIRIGNSLENNGIDNPRCAVISSIPGGTSSTFQCTGMEGRYVNVVIPGRKEFLTLCEVEVYGSPLDGTGPTCN, from the exons GAAATCTTGCCTTGCGTGGAAAAGCTACACAGTCAGACCTCATTGAGAGCATATGGCACGGTTACAGTCATGCCTCCAATGCCATTGATGGGAACCGCGATTCACATTTTCATCATGGGTCCTGCACTGCCACTGATGAATCCACTAACCCCTGGTGGAGAGTGGACCTGCTTGATACCTACATAGTCACCTCCATCACCGTCACCAACAGAGGGGATGCTGTTCCTGAGAGACTTAACGGGGCTGAGATACGAATAGGAAATTCTTTACTGGACAATGGCATTCATAACCCTCT GGCTAAAACAATTTCCTCTGTTCCAGCCGGAAGTTCTCTCACCCTGGCTTTTGACCCAAGTTTCGAAGGACGTTATGTGATTGTGGTTCTACCAGGCCAGCATAGACTTCTGACACTCTGTGAAGTGGAGGTTTATGGCTACCTTGCCCCAACCG GAGATAATGTGGCTCTATATGGAAAGGCCACCCAGTCGTCTTTGTATGAGTTTGGCATTCCAGGCAATGCTATTGACGGGAATCACAATGCTATTTTGATGGGAGGGTCCTGCACCCACACTCTACAGGACATCAACGCCTGGTGGAGGGTGGACCTTCTGAAGACCTACAAAGTGTtctccatcatcatcaccaacacAGTCGACAGTGTTTCCAGCAGACTCAATGGAGCTGAGATTCGCATTGGAAACTCCCTGGAAAACAATGGCATCGACAATCCTAG GTGTGCTGTGATCTCCTCTATCCCAGGTGGCACTTCTAGCACCTTCCAGTGTACCGGCATGGAGGGTCGATATGTCAACGTGGTCATTCCAGGGAGGAAGGAGTTCCTGACCTTGTGTGAGGTGGAGGTGTACGGGTCACCCCTGGATGGGACTGGGCCTACATGTAACTAA